From the Cryptomeria japonica chromosome 2, Sugi_1.0, whole genome shotgun sequence genome, one window contains:
- the LOC131036860 gene encoding uncharacterized protein LOC131036860 isoform X1 — MGGGDPFIFEMEEGIPGASGDFHAALSETENNNVSPKSGEKISAAPEILDSGDTVWIMDDYMVVDSTSSQGGKRGTINQEYTILEQSTSSHGDEQETMNLEDVRAKFLNQTAVQASSNKFPLFQVMRIVSDKQELSFVEKVHIPEDEIFHLCNQFVPNAAAKCSDIKIDFNSLNDISLPAIGIYGDKQIMAGILKDMKVVDDPILKLMEEGSFEPGLYVSISQEILVVFYWHQGTLLKDASRKEVSCNFIRYVVDLCDDVYVCIEEKDVFDSLTAFVANKSHRRRRTERLKISHVRNSENDVKVSSGWSVSIQKFTMGAFAIAHEGAMVPDRPLFFAEGYHRCAFLSACYKPAKKYVKPNWKKIKVEALCSELQNFSKYYDLDFTKLPDEEFVLLLKHSKMPEFKNYEDLMHSIQDRRGDYLKSNLIEFKLKELGLKILNSILHVLPEYCTSVQYLSDLDASELMARQSIADDKYPTEPSRFEHLQCQLATIWDLNPDKQRVLFTGTEFTFKQKNDEKCVTFVIEKSGNPLVFGREIVLRYKGEDHKTENAKFLPIDQDASGKEFPVVSGVPVLLRFLSKKSPNEGIIELSQTLDGVLRDWIRPSVPKELLSLEQNIVFLGSLMANGMLNERKKFGRPLRDKLLQLKRDSIEKDLLLAFLMSNEDLDKLKSFSTTDMKKFLTAGSLHVIAHLLDSVEVKLSTESLESYLQWKKRLFEFKLHETSSKVLFSIGFFKDLWSSIYKEGKEAFKENVKAMIRKDMFLLLREKIQYEKAAAEKIQEQRFKDEKENFLILTKKNLSQNQVMGRRLHIQRFSVEKRYYYLGPHEVNMQFLTEEEEKPSIQWMIVELVPKKKDLDELSLNSMHGITPSCSDMVELVCCDAETEVLKKVVFLKSGELLIFIHDKEQNSLNLYMVPKLGPLVCGSNPIRIFRRGFDLVAFDERTRFLALFEADVAKIQIYKFDESFRHIDWTGIEILLEFFSGSTNTVWMQFIPGKAELLLIDDSNRARVVELHQHPLMKPKHLSLMSDFRNACVSGDGSFLFVFQRSAEVSEDCSLSSAQLTAQETQSSFETEVKVYMLGDTMSYLKTICLDINVGDIGNLQAMIVHFGCQTHLVVYSDVVPGFISSNLLTLVSATEVLEFQELSKGKQNSEARKKDSVYQDCPKSCAALDYFYHIFDKFAVSPALFRGLIRHLNFNVLLKSKDTTKADLGQRKCEEYLKLLIGQLEQEKGKDFSELSIQFHVDKSEGWDSNFIDVKLPYCQKKAAGNWIRQLICLVPIQVTRAENNGLRPLIDGLQIPPHLTYTDSISLANLMHFGLYDAVLNQWDGKIKVISSMGKQSSGKSYLLNHLSGSLLDVAGGRCTDGVWMTVRVDAECLYVLMDFEGLGSFERTEQEDMLLSVLNAAISNLTIFNKKDFHLDKETEAVFNRFQNGVSLVKSDKKLFKGLFYIAIKDVDLADVEDLKDEFRIKLLQICKRSRENFLTKMYGGMVELAAMPPFTRREYYQESLSEIALTVEEDLEPAYQNGRSFLRDLKLVTAQIAAKDWTPVDLKRVAMKVDILRKHLGSAVREGCLSMSGASRVLVNFDTQEEILDTPIEIEDLLIDVHDTGLELAPAEESISNDKILSDLRSRLDSVFKKRGLNGDQWHSMFQCFVGKLIDRRCERVQSWLCSNTTEFAGNHDLQKLQLEAVAALAELKQGLSVCGCKCSVCFWRCVLQKGHTSDHSCMGNHACAEKCTYCSLEAGVGIEVEECRNLAGHDGDHDCKRRNHSCGKICSLNEKSSNCTMACCLKVGHDGPHKCNSPQHMCKMKCSLRSCKNPCAVPIELGDHKKHACHERFCPKKCIMDGCPRLCGYEDHFHALKSEEHLCGSEHACREKCEADGICEIFTELVRQTRTFQGKKSSFEYEHVSEQNGLRKDCCIPIPAFEKIHKGIHLHTLNPDAVHYCNLRCEACGYFCQRPINHSGLHNTVHGNMRHVNFVSDREEFDINGRQYACGESGIAEMCNMHCKAQGRGHIHLIRCPVNDKLECTSHLYDGSRHETRKYGPIEEISKDELTHETYWRRMRFEDPCSEEDQKEFALCKHLCRSQEHNESDGSTSRSYCTEKLWHPPVVSSGSVASSSGYVTKDGHVFACQHSKNIAHHVIFVIDKSGSMSHYDIRPTMSKFMSGHNCRLGCVYEAIVRFIVTRQATTSDDSVSVVLFDTTAVLALEMKEMKEDIVDYLLQYRACGGTSYSSGLLLAEDAIIRGSKDPNVEKKKPTVIFLSDGGNNDGQDPVHLVNRLKQREPRVVLHTIMFGRDPTVHVLETMAAAGNGSFQHSLDEVQLQRSFENLASSLQPNVASLMRLDN; from the exons ATGGGAGGAGGAGATCCATTTATATTTGAGATGGAAGAAGGAATACCTGGTGCATCTGGAGATTTTCATGCTGCCTTATCCGAAACTGAGAATAATAATGTTTCTCCAAAATCTGGAGAAAAAATTTCGGCTGCACCTGAGATATTAGACTCTGGGGATACAGTCTGGATTATGGATGACTACATGGTGGTGGACTCTACATCCTCTCAAGGAGGTAAACGAGGAACCATAAATCAAGAATATACTATCCTGGAGCAGTCTACATCCTCTCATGGAGATGAACAAGAAACGATGAACCTTGAAGATGTTAGAGCCAAATTTCTGAACCAGACTGCTGTTCAAGCTTCAAGTAATAAATTTCCCCTTTTCCAAGTTATGAGGATTGTATCTGACAAGCAGGAACTGAGCTTTGTAGAAAAGGTGCATATTCCAGAAGATGAGATTTTCCATCTGTGCAATCAATTTGTGCCCAATGCTGCAGCGAAATGTTCTGATATTAAAATCGACTTTAATTCCTTGAATGACATATCGTTGCCTGCAATTGGGATTTATGGGGACAAACAAATAATGGCTGGAATACTCAAGGACATGAAAGTTGTTGATGACCCAATTCTCAAGCTAATGGAAGAAGGGAGTTTTGAGCCAGGTTTGTATGTCAGTATTTCGCAGGAAATATTAGTTGTTTTTTATTGGCATCAAGGAACACTTCTGAAAGATGCATCTAGGAAAGAAGTTTCGTGCAACTTTATTCGCTATGTTGTGGACCTCTGTGATGATGTTTATGTgtgtattgaagagaaagatgttTTTGATTCATTAACTGCTTTTGTTGCCAACAAATCTCATAGAAGGAGAAGAACAGAGAGGCTGAAGATAAGCCATGTTCGAAATTCTGAAAATGATGTCAAAGTTTCGTCTGGTTGGAGCGTGAGCATCCAAAAGTTCACGATGGGTGCATTTGCAATAGCCCATGAGGGAGCGATGGTACCTGACCGGCCATTGTTCTTTGCTGAAGGTTACCATCGCTGTGCCTTCCTCAGTGCATGTTATAAACCGGCAAAAAAGTATGTTAAGCCTAACTGGAAGAAAATTAAGGTTGAGGCACTGTGTTCTGAGTTACAGAATTTTTCGAAGTACTATGATCTTGATTTCACTAAGCTCCCTGATGAGGAGTTTGTTCTTTTACTCAAGCATTCAAAAATGCCAGAGTTTAAGAATTATGAGGATTTGATGCATTCAATTCAAGATCGCCGTGGTGATTATCTCAAATCCAACTTAATTGAATTCAAACTCAAAGAATTGGGTTTAAAAATCTTGAACAGTATTCTCCATGTTTTGCCAGAGTATTGCACCTCTGTTCAATATCTTTCTGATTTGGACGCCTCAGAACTTATGGCGAGGCAGAGCATTGCAGATGATAAATACCCAACTGAACCCAGCCGATTTGAGCACCTTCAATGTCAGTTAGCCACTATTTGGGATCTTAACCCAGATAAGCAAAGGGTGCTTTTTACTGGTACAGAATTTACATTTAAGCAGAAGAATGATGAGAAGTGCGTAACATTTGTCATTGAGAAATCTGGCAATCCACTTGTGTTCGGAAGAGAAATTGTCTTGAGGTACAAGGGGGAAGATCACAAGACTGAAAATGCTAAATTTTTGCCCATTGATCAAGATGCATCTGGGAAGGAATTTCCTGTAGTTTCAGGTGTACCTGTTCTTCTTAGGTTTCTAAGCAAAAAGAGCCCCAATGAAGGAATCATAGAGCTCAGCCAGACCTTGGATGGTGTACTGCGTGACTGGATAAGGCCTTCAGTTCCAAAAGAATTACTAAGTCTGGAACAGAATATTGTCTTCTTGGGTTCTCTGATGGCCAATGGCATGTTAAATGAAAGGAAAAAGTTTGGTCGACCTCTACGTGACAAGCTATTGCAACTGAAAAGAGATTCTATTGAGAAGGACCTCCTCTTAGCATTCCTCATGAGTAATGAGGATTTGGATAAATTAAAAAGTTTCAGCACAACTGACATGAAGAAGTTTCTGACAGCTGGTAGCCTTCATGTTATTGCCCACTTGTTGGATTCTGTTGAAGTGAAACTTTCCACGGAATCTCTGGAATCTTACTTGCAATGGAAGAAGCGATTATTTGAATTTAAACTTCATGAAACTTCAAGTAAAGTTCTGTTTTCGATTGGATTCTTTAAAGATCTATGGTCATCAATCTATAAGGAAGGAAAAGAAGCATTCAAGGAAAATGTGAAAGCTATGATAAGGAAAGACATGTTCTTATTGCTTCGTGAAAAAATTCAATATGAAAAGGCTGCAGCTGAAAAGATCCAGGAACAAAGATTCAAAGATGAAAAAGAAAACTTCCTCATCTTAACAAAGAAAAATCTATCTCAAAACCAAGTGATGGGAAGGCGTTTGCATATTCAAAGATTTTCTGTTGAAAAACGATATTATTATCTAGGACCTCACGAAGTAAACATGCAGTTTTTaactgaagaagaagaaaaaccaaGTATACAGTGGATGATTGTGGAATTGGTGCCCAAGAAAAAGGATTTGGATGAGTTAAGTTTAAACTCAATGCACGGTATTACTCCATCATGCTCAGATATGGTTGAGTTAGTCTGCTGTGATGCTGAAACAGAAGTTCTGAAAAAGGTGGTTTTTCTCAAATCTGGAGAGCTGTTGATTTTCATTCACGATAAAGAACAAAATAGTCTCAATTTGTACATGGTCCCAAAGCTAGGGCCACTTGTATGTGGGAGTAATCCCATTCGTATATTTAGAAGAGGTTTTGATTTGGTAGCTTTTGATGAACGCACTAGGTTTCTAGCTCTCTTTGAGGCAGACGTAGCTAAGATTCAAATTTATAAATTCGACGAGTCATTCCGACACATAGATTGGACTGGAATTGAGATTTTACTTGAATTTTTTTCTGGAAGTACAAACACAGTATGGATGCAGTTTATTCCAGGGAAAGCGGAATTGCTTTTAATTGACGACTCAAACAGAGCCAGGGTGGTTGAACTCCATCAACATCCACTCATGAAGCCCAAGCATCTGTCTCTTATGTCAGATTTCAGAAATGCGTGTGTTTCAGGGGATGGCTCCTTTCTTTTTGTATTTCAGAGATCTGCAGAAGTCTCTGAAGATTGCTCTTTGTCCTCAGCACAACTAACTGCTCAAGAAACTCAATCTTCATTTGAGACTGAGGTTAAAGTTTATATGCTAGGTGACACCATGTCTTACTTGAAGACCATTTGCTTGGATATAAATGTTGGAGACATAGGGAATCTTCAGGCAATGATAGTGCATTTTGGTTGTCAAACTCACCTCGTTGTGTACTCTGATGTTGTGCCTGGCTTTATTTCTTCTAATTTGTTAACTCTAGTTTCAGCTACAGAAGTTTTGGAGTTTCAAGAATTATCAAAAGGGAAGCAAAATTCAGAAGCACGTAAAAAGGATTCTGTGTACCAGGACTGTCCGAAGAGTTGTGCCGCATTAGACTATTTTTACCATATTTTTGATAAGTTTGCAGTTAGTCCTGCTCTGTTTAGAGGTCTTATCAGGCATCTCAACTTCAATGTTTTGCTTAAATCAAAAGATACAACTAAAGCAGATCTTGGTCAAAGAAAATGTGAAGAATACTTGAAGCTTCTTATTGGACAGTTGGAGCAAGAAAAAGGAAAGGATTTTTCTGAACTGAGTATTCAGTTTCATGTTGACAAGTCTGAGGGCTGGGATTCTAATTTTATAGATGTCAAGTTGCCTTATTGTCAAAAGAAGGCTGCAGGAAACTGGATCCGACAGCTCATTTGCCTTGTACCTATTCAAGTTACTCGAGCTGAAAACAACGGACTAAGGCCATTGATTGATGGCCTTCAGATACCACCACACCTCACTTACACAGATAGTATTTCTCTGGCTAATTTGATGCATTTTGGCTTGTATGATGCTGTGTTGAATCAGTGGGATGGTAAGATCAAGGTGATATCATCAATGGGGAAACAAAGCAGTGGGAAGTCATACCTATTAAATCATCTATCAGGATCTCTTCTTGATGTAGCGGGCGGGAGATGTACAGATGGGGTGTGGATGACAGTTCGAGTGGATGCAGAGTGTCTCTATGTACTAATGGATTTTGAAGGACTGGGTAGCTTCGAGAGGACCGAGCAAGAAGACATGCTGCTTTCTGTCCTTAATGCAGCCATCAGTAATCTAACAATATTCAATAAAAAG GACTTTCATCTAGACAAGGAGACGGAAGCTGTGTTTAATCGCTTTCAAAATGGGGTAAGCTTGGTTAAGAGCGACAAGAAGTTATTCAAGGGGCTATTCTACATAGCAATCAAGGATGTTGATTTAGCTGATGTAGAGGATTTAAAAGATGAGTTTCGCATAAAACTATTACAAATTTGTAAGAGATCCCGGGAAAACTTTTTAACAAAAATGTATGGAGGAATGGTTGAACTTGCTGCAATGCCTCCTTTCACTCGGAGAGAATATTACCAAGAAAGCCTGTCAGAAATAGCGTTGACTGTGGAAGAGGATTTAGAACCTGCCTACCAGAACGGGCGCTCCTTCTTGAGAGATTTGAAGCTTGTAACTGCCCAGATAGCAGCCAAGGACTGGACCCCCGTAGATTTGAAACGTGTTGCCATGAAGGTGGATATTCTTCGTAAACATTTGGGTTCTGCAGTCAGAGAAGGATGTCTCTCTATGTCAGGAGCCAGCAGGGTGCTTGTGAATTTTGACACTCAAGAAGAAATTCTTGATACTCCAATAGAGATTGAGGATCTCTTGATTGATGTGCACGATACTGGGCTGGAGCTTGCACCTGCAGAAGAATCAATTTCGAATGACAAAATCTTGTCTGATCTCAGATCAAGGCTAGACTCAGTCTTCAAAAAAAGAGGTTTAAATGGTGATCAGTGGCACTCTATGTTTCAATGTTTCGTAGGAAAACTGATTGACAGGAGGTGTGAGCGCGTTCAAAGCTGGCTCTGTAGTAATACCACAGAATTCGCTGGCAATCATGATTTACAGAAATTGCAATTAGAGGCAGTTGCAGCCCTTGCAGAGCTAAAACAGGGTCTGTCTGTCTGTGGTTGCAAATGCTCTGTCTGTTTCTGGCGATGTGTTCTACAGAAAGGCCATACCTCTGATCACTCTTGCATGGGAAATCACGCGTGTGCAGAGAAGTGCACATATTGTTCTCTTGAAGCAGGCGTAGGAATTGAAGTGGAGGAATGTCGTAATTTGGCAGGTCATGATGGAGATCATGATTGCAAAAGGAGAAACCATAGCTGCGGCAAGATTTGTTCTTTAAATGAAAAGTCATCTAATTGCACTATGGCATGTTGTCTTAAAGTTGGGCATGACGGTCCTCACAAGTGCAATTCACCTCAACATATGTGCAAGATGAAATGCTCCCTTCGAAGCTGCAAAAATCCTTGTGCAGTGCCAATTGAGCTTGGGGATCACAAAAAACATGCTTGCCATGAAAGGTTTTGTCCCAAAAAATGCATTATGGATGGTTGCCCAAGACTCTGTGGTTATGAGGATCATTTCCATGCATTAAAAAGCGAAGAACATCTCTGTGGCAGTGAGCATGCTTGTCGGGAGAAATGTGAAGCTGATGGCATCTGTGAAATTTTCACTGAACTTGTTAGACAAACGCGTACATTTCAGGGCAAAAAAAGTTCCTTTGAGTATGAGCATGTCTCTGAACAAAACGGACTGCGGAAGGATTGTTGCATTCCAATCCCAGCATTTGAAAAAATTCACAAGGGCATACATCTTCACACGCTCAATCCAGATGCTGTACATTATTGTAATCTTAGGTGCGAAGCATGTGGGTATTTTTGTCAACGGCCCATCAATCATTCTGGATTGCATAACACAGTTCATGGGAATATGAGACATGTCAACTTTGTATCAGACAGGGAAGAATTTGATATTAATGGCAGGCAATATGCTTGTGGAGAATCTGGAATAGCTGAGATGTGTAACATGCATTGCAAAGCACAAGGTCGGGGTCACATTCATTTAATTCGCTGTCCCGTGAATGATAAATTAGAGTGCACAAGTCATTTGTACGATGGGTCAAGGCACGAGACAAGGAAATATGGCCCTAttgaagaaatttcaaaagatGAGCTTACCCATGAGACCTATTGGAGAAGAATGCGTTTTGAAGATCCTTGCAGTGAAGAAGATCAGAAAGAGTTTGCTCTGTGTAAACACCTTTGCAGGTCACAGGAGCACAATGAAAGTGATGGTAGTACCTCAAGATCTTATTGCACAGAGAAACTATGGCATCCTCCGGTGGTAAGCAGTGGCTCAGTTGCATCTTCTTCAGGGTATGTAACTAAGGATGGTCATGTGTTTGCATGTCAACATTCCAAGAACATTGCTCATCATGTGATTTTTGTCATTGATAAGTCTGGTTCAATGAGTCATTATGATATTAGACCCACTATGTCCAAATTTATGTCTGGACACAATTGCAGGTTGGGTTGCGTGTATGAGGCTATTGTTAGGTTCATTGTCACACGGCAGGCAACCACAAGTGATGATTCTGTATCTGTGGTTTTGTTTGATACTACGGCAGTTCTTGCCTTAGAAATGAAAGAGATGAAAGAAGACATAGTTGACTACCTGCTTCAGTATCGTGCATGTGGAGGAACAAGTTATTCAAGTGGCTTACTATTGGCAGAGGATGCTATCATTCGTGGATCCAAAGATCCTAATGTGGAGAAGAAGAAACCGACAGTCATTTTCTTGAGTGATGGTGGAAACAATGATGGGCAGGATCCTGTTCACTTGGTAAATAGATTGAAACAGAGGGAACCAAGAGTGGTACTTCATACCATCATGTTTGGAAGAGATCCCACAGTTCATGTTTTGGAGACGATGGCAGCAGCTGGGAATGGCTCATTTCAGCACAGCCTTGATGAGGTGCAGCTGCAACGAAGCTTTGAGAATTTAGCAAGTAGTCTGCAGCCTAATGTTGCCTCTTTAATGAGATTAGATAATTAG